The sequence AGAAGCGAAACATCGGCGCACTGGTCCTCGCGCGCGCCCATGCGCACGGGAACCCCTGCGCCTACCTGCCCGGATATGCCGAGAAGCAGGCCCGCGGGATGTTCCCCGGCATCGCGAAGACCGACGCCATCGACGCCGAGGTGATCGCGCGCACCGCGCTCGGCGTGCCCCGCGCCCTCAGGCCGGCGCCCGAGGAGCCCGAGGGGACCGCCTCGCTGCGGATCCTGTCGTCGCAGCGCGAGTTTGCGTCGTCCGCCAGGACCCGCGCGAAGAACAGGCTGCGCGCGACCCTGCTCGAGGCCGACCCCGCGCTCGAGGGCGCGGTCGACCCGTCGAGCCGCTGGCAGGTGTCGATGCTGGCCGAGTTCGGCGGGGCCGCCGGGTGCTCGGCCGCCGGCTGGCGCAGGTTCTCGAACGCCGCCAGGCGCGCGGGCGCCCCCGCGGCGGGGGCCAGGAGGCTCTGGGAGGCGCTGCTGGCCTCGTCGCGCTCGGGAAGGCGGCTCCCGGCCGGCGAGGACGTCGCGGTCCGGATACTCGCCCGGGAGATAGCCTCCCTCGACGCCGACATCGAGGAACTCGACTCGCTCGTGGCCGACTCGCTGGCGGGCGACGAGGTCTACGAGTGCCTCCTCACGGTGCCCGGGATCGGCCCCAAGACCGCCGCGGCGCTGGTGACGTCGATCGACATATCCGCGTTCAGGGGGCACGACGAGCTCGCGAGCTATTGCGGCGTGGCGCCGTCAGACAGGCGCTCCGGGAGCAGCATCAGGTCGACGTCGCCTCAGCACGGCGGGAACAGGCGGCTCAAGAACCTGCTCATATTCAGCTGCAACTC is a genomic window of Collinsella aerofaciens containing:
- a CDS encoding IS110 family transposase; translation: MPAAETPVAYLGIDVGKSSHSACALDAGGGVAFRAELANRPDDIDRLLERAGSGALVVVDQKRNIGALVLARAHAHGNPCAYLPGYAEKQARGMFPGIAKTDAIDAEVIARTALGVPRALRPAPEEPEGTASLRILSSQREFASSARTRAKNRLRATLLEADPALEGAVDPSSRWQVSMLAEFGGAAGCSAAGWRRFSNAARRAGAPAAGARRLWEALLASSRSGRRLPAGEDVAVRILAREIASLDADIEELDSLVADSLAGDEVYECLLTVPGIGPKTAAALVTSIDISAFRGHDELASYCGVAPSDRRSGSSIRSTSPQHGGNRRLKNLLIFSCNSLIGTDNRFGRYYGECRARGMRHSKALKAVARKRLKVIYAIMRDAVPYAA